The Saccharopolyspora gloriosae genome window below encodes:
- a CDS encoding TrmH family RNA methyltransferase has product MTERSSRVVVARKLTRRAGRDRAGEFLAEGSQAVGEALAAHTAGRVRVRSLFATEEQAAKLTDAGVPVHVVTDRAAASLSETVTPQGLVAQCELPATTPAEALASRPPLVAVLLGVADPGNAGTVVRVADAAGAGAVLFAGDTVDPYNGKAVRASTGSLFHLPVARDRDALAVLAACREAGLRLVGADGYASDDLDSASVRGELAGPTAWVFGSEAHGLPEDVLAELDATLRVPIYGGAESLNLATAAAVCLYASARAQRHHG; this is encoded by the coding sequence TTGACGGAGCGTTCGTCTCGGGTCGTTGTTGCGCGCAAGCTCACTCGCCGCGCCGGGCGGGACCGCGCGGGCGAGTTCCTCGCGGAAGGTTCGCAGGCGGTCGGCGAGGCGCTGGCCGCGCACACGGCGGGCCGGGTGCGGGTGCGATCGCTGTTCGCCACCGAGGAGCAGGCCGCGAAGCTCACCGACGCGGGCGTCCCGGTGCACGTCGTGACCGATCGGGCGGCGGCCTCGCTGTCGGAGACGGTCACCCCGCAGGGCCTGGTGGCGCAGTGCGAGCTGCCGGCCACCACGCCCGCGGAGGCGCTGGCGTCCCGGCCGCCGCTGGTGGCGGTGCTGCTGGGCGTGGCCGATCCGGGCAACGCGGGCACCGTCGTGCGCGTCGCGGACGCGGCGGGCGCGGGTGCGGTGCTGTTCGCCGGGGACACCGTCGATCCGTACAACGGCAAGGCGGTGCGCGCGTCGACGGGCAGCCTGTTCCACCTGCCGGTGGCGCGGGACCGGGACGCGCTCGCGGTGCTCGCCGCCTGCCGGGAGGCGGGTCTGCGGCTGGTCGGCGCGGACGGCTACGCCTCCGACGACCTCGATTCGGCTTCGGTGCGCGGCGAACTGGCAGGTCCGACGGCGTGGGTGTTCGGCAGCGAAGCCCACGGCCTGCCGGAGGACGTGCTCGCCGAGCTGGACGCGACGCTGCGGGTGCCGATCTACGGCGGTGCGGAGAGCCTGAACCTGGCCACCGCCGCCGCGGTCTGCCTGTACGCCTCCGCGCGGGCCCAGCGCCATCACGGATAG
- a CDS encoding MBL fold metallo-hydrolase, with protein MANVSRNVQRMVLGDVEVIRIVEWHEPFVPAAEMFPDVAAGVWRDNERWLAPDHWEPRSGRAVIALQTWVLRSGGRTVLIDTGAGNGRERPGMAPFHRCEGDFLGLLDRAGVRPRDVDVVVNTHLHVDHVGWNTTGADGDWVPTFPRAQYLVPAADDFHYGPDNPDPRGLQEVDRLIYADSVAPVHRAGQVVLWDGSHRIDDHLTLEAAPGHTPGHSVLRLASGNDRAVFAGDLLHSPVQILDPSCSSNACLDPGRAAASRRRVLARAAEERELLVPAHFGGSGVVEVRRNGDAFALGSWAALDSAPTPVSG; from the coding sequence ATGGCGAACGTGAGCAGGAACGTGCAGCGCATGGTGCTGGGCGACGTCGAGGTCATCCGGATCGTCGAATGGCACGAGCCGTTCGTCCCCGCCGCCGAGATGTTCCCGGACGTCGCGGCCGGCGTGTGGCGGGACAACGAGCGCTGGCTGGCCCCGGACCACTGGGAGCCGCGCAGCGGCCGGGCGGTGATCGCGTTGCAGACGTGGGTGCTGCGCAGCGGCGGGCGGACCGTCCTGATCGACACCGGTGCGGGCAACGGGCGCGAACGTCCGGGCATGGCCCCGTTCCACCGGTGCGAGGGCGACTTCCTCGGGCTCCTGGACCGCGCCGGTGTGCGTCCGCGGGACGTGGACGTCGTCGTCAACACGCACCTCCACGTCGACCACGTCGGCTGGAACACCACCGGCGCCGACGGCGATTGGGTGCCGACGTTCCCGCGGGCGCAGTACCTCGTCCCGGCCGCTGACGACTTCCACTACGGGCCGGACAACCCCGATCCGCGCGGTCTCCAGGAGGTCGACCGGCTGATCTACGCCGACAGCGTCGCGCCCGTCCACCGGGCGGGGCAGGTCGTGCTGTGGGACGGCTCGCACCGGATCGACGACCACCTCACCTTGGAGGCGGCGCCCGGCCACACGCCCGGTCATTCGGTGCTGCGGCTGGCTTCCGGGAACGACCGCGCGGTCTTCGCCGGGGATCTGCTGCACAGCCCGGTGCAGATCCTGGATCCGTCCTGCAGCAGCAACGCCTGCCTGGATCCGGGGCGGGCCGCGGCCTCCCGCCGCCGGGTCCTCGCCCGCGCGGCCGAGGAGCGGGAGCTGCTGGTTCCGGCCCACTTCGGTGGCTCCGGCGTCGTCGAAGTGCGGCGGAACGGCGACGCGTTCGCCCTCGGTTCCTGGGCGGCGCTCGACTCCGCGCCGACACCGGTGTCCGGATGA
- a CDS encoding formaldehyde-activating enzyme, whose amino-acid sequence MTTFGDLDGRLAQGWGGRKPNGCRVIVVLARRGGTTAAGLLTTLTVPTERLAPILVSVGEDRDSCTAVQPPTLLVGHEVAASGRTAALVFGASQVGVAQGVLDSVAEGLLEADQETMVFVSLWLDHDADDETAVRFSAREAVGEAIRDAVTGHTKERIRGLVEERDRLTHPYYGGD is encoded by the coding sequence ATGACCACGTTCGGCGACCTCGACGGCCGGCTCGCGCAAGGCTGGGGCGGACGCAAACCCAACGGATGCCGGGTGATCGTGGTGCTCGCCCGCCGCGGCGGCACCACCGCGGCCGGGCTGCTGACCACGCTCACGGTCCCCACCGAGCGGCTCGCGCCGATCCTGGTCTCGGTCGGCGAGGACCGGGACTCCTGCACGGCGGTGCAGCCGCCGACGTTGCTGGTCGGCCACGAGGTCGCCGCCTCCGGGCGGACCGCGGCGCTGGTCTTCGGCGCGAGCCAGGTCGGCGTCGCGCAGGGCGTGCTGGACTCGGTGGCCGAGGGCCTGCTGGAAGCCGACCAGGAGACGATGGTCTTCGTGTCGTTGTGGTTGGACCACGACGCCGACGACGAGACGGCCGTGCGCTTCTCCGCGCGGGAAGCGGTCGGGGAGGCGATCCGGGACGCCGTCACCGGTCACACCAAGGAACGCATCCGCGGCCTCGTCGAGGAACGCGACCGGCTCACCCACCCGTACTACGGGGGCGACTGA
- a CDS encoding DUF6924 domain-containing protein, translating into MLIYRTEDDEFDALVVRVDFSDELAWGTVAELLELPYGSEEFESSNQLVDDPSFTGATPDEVLAAAAGEAQPPVVFLADAATMREPYPLLAVSTLAREEAEDDDEYESEMEYGREFRLVPTAVSEMHVNLTIANMDFSEFSGSAADDDQRIHRGFL; encoded by the coding sequence ATGTTGATCTATCGCACCGAAGACGACGAGTTCGACGCCCTCGTCGTGCGCGTCGACTTCTCCGACGAGCTCGCGTGGGGAACCGTCGCGGAACTGCTCGAACTCCCTTACGGCAGCGAAGAATTCGAGTCGTCCAACCAGCTCGTCGACGACCCGTCCTTCACCGGCGCGACTCCTGATGAGGTCTTGGCCGCGGCGGCGGGAGAAGCGCAGCCGCCGGTCGTGTTCTTGGCGGACGCGGCGACGATGCGCGAGCCGTACCCGCTGCTGGCGGTATCGACCTTGGCCAGGGAAGAAGCCGAGGATGACGACGAGTACGAGTCGGAGATGGAGTACGGCCGCGAGTTCCGCCTCGTTCCGACGGCCGTCAGCGAGATGCACGTGAACTTGACCATCGCGAACATGGACTTCTCGGAGTTCTCCGGTTCGGCGGCCGACGACGATCAGAGGATCCACCGCGGCTTTCTCTGA
- a CDS encoding protein kinase domain-containing protein gives MSAQDRLVAGRYRVESRLGSGAMGVVWKASDERLNRTVAVKELHLRQSLNDADVQTAKRRAIREGRITARLMHRHAIAVYDVVEEDGRPCLIMEFLESRSMEAVLADRGTMPVAEVAKLGADVASALAAAHDAGIVHRDVKPGNILVAEDITKITDFGISRALGDASTTGVLAGTPAYLAPEVAQGGKADFHTDVFSLGSTLYAALEGRPPFGLGDNSIALLHRVAAGDFDVPEHAEALTPVLLRMLATEPAQRPTMHEAQRALAAVSDGKELPESFTAVPVPTPTKPARPEVPPQPEPESSGNRGRYGLIVVGALLVVGAGVIAALLTGNLTGDPTASRPAASQPPQPRPEPSPVSPPEQQPAPVEPPAPQAPPQAQTPDAVVSEYYAAMPGNLPAAWEQLTPDYQTNHAGGYEAFSEFWAPVQSVQASNVSTEGANSALATITYDFDDGRTVEEKTRYTLVRDGESWKIAATTVLSSRTR, from the coding sequence ATGAGCGCTCAGGATCGACTGGTCGCCGGGCGGTATCGGGTGGAGTCGAGGCTGGGCAGTGGCGCGATGGGCGTGGTCTGGAAGGCCTCCGACGAGCGCCTGAACCGCACGGTCGCGGTGAAGGAACTGCACTTGCGCCAGTCGCTCAACGACGCCGACGTGCAGACCGCGAAGCGGCGGGCGATCCGGGAAGGCCGGATCACCGCGAGGTTGATGCACCGGCACGCGATCGCCGTGTACGACGTGGTCGAGGAGGACGGCCGTCCTTGCCTGATCATGGAGTTCTTGGAGTCGCGGAGCATGGAGGCGGTGCTCGCCGATCGGGGGACGATGCCGGTCGCCGAGGTCGCGAAGCTCGGCGCCGACGTGGCCTCCGCGCTGGCCGCCGCGCACGACGCGGGGATCGTGCACCGGGACGTGAAGCCGGGCAACATCCTCGTCGCCGAGGACATCACCAAGATCACCGACTTCGGGATCTCCCGCGCGCTCGGTGACGCGAGCACGACCGGGGTGCTCGCGGGAACTCCCGCTTACCTCGCCCCGGAGGTCGCGCAGGGCGGCAAAGCGGATTTCCACACCGACGTCTTCTCGCTGGGCTCCACGCTCTACGCCGCGCTGGAGGGCCGTCCGCCGTTCGGCTTGGGGGACAACTCGATCGCGCTGCTGCACCGGGTCGCGGCGGGTGACTTCGACGTTCCGGAGCACGCGGAGGCGCTCACGCCGGTGCTGCTGCGGATGCTGGCGACCGAACCGGCGCAGCGCCCGACGATGCACGAGGCGCAGCGCGCGCTGGCCGCGGTCAGCGACGGGAAGGAACTGCCGGAGTCGTTCACCGCCGTGCCGGTGCCGACTCCCACGAAGCCCGCGCGCCCGGAGGTCCCGCCGCAGCCGGAGCCGGAGTCGTCGGGCAATCGCGGTCGGTACGGGCTGATCGTCGTGGGCGCGCTGCTCGTCGTCGGTGCGGGCGTCATCGCGGCGCTGCTGACGGGCAACCTCACCGGTGATCCCACCGCGTCCAGGCCCGCCGCTTCGCAGCCGCCGCAGCCGCGGCCCGAGCCGAGCCCGGTGTCACCGCCCGAGCAGCAGCCCGCGCCGGTGGAGCCCCCGGCCCCGCAAGCACCGCCGCAGGCGCAGACGCCGGACGCGGTGGTGTCGGAGTACTACGCGGCGATGCCGGGGAACCTGCCCGCCGCCTGGGAGCAGCTCACGCCGGATTACCAGACGAACCACGCGGGCGGCTACGAGGCGTTCAGCGAGTTCTGGGCGCCGGTTCAGAGCGTGCAGGCTTCGAACGTGTCGACCGAGGGCGCGAACTCGGCGCTGGCCACGATCACCTACGACTTCGACGACGGCCGCACGGTCGAGGAGAAGACCCGCTACACCCTGGTCCGCGACGGGGAGAGCTGGAAGATCGCCGCGACCACGGTCCTCAGCAGCCGCACCCGCTGA
- a CDS encoding DUF1844 domain-containing protein, with product MVDVPSVEVISRAAVMLMSSAAEKLGLGDEDPDTAPSRDLDEARRLITALAGLVTASVEYLGLHAAPIRDGLQSLQRAFREASAVPDAPGQGPGEKYTGPVH from the coding sequence CTGGTGGATGTTCCCAGCGTCGAGGTGATCAGCCGCGCCGCGGTGATGCTGATGTCCTCCGCCGCGGAGAAGCTCGGCCTGGGCGACGAAGACCCCGACACCGCGCCGAGCCGGGACCTCGACGAGGCCCGGCGCCTGATCACCGCGCTCGCGGGACTGGTCACGGCGTCGGTGGAGTACCTGGGGCTGCACGCCGCGCCGATCCGGGACGGACTGCAGAGCCTGCAGCGCGCGTTCCGCGAGGCGAGCGCCGTTCCCGACGCGCCTGGCCAGGGCCCCGGCGAGAAGTACACCGGGCCGGTGCACTGA
- the pheS gene encoding phenylalanine--tRNA ligase subunit alpha, which produces MSGANDSYDPKEVAALAPETLDRAVVEARKGFEEAADLDELAAVKPAHLGERSPLLTARREIGALPPKARSDAGKRVNEARQAIQGAFDERRAVLQAERDEKVLREESVDVTLPSGRVPAGSRHPITQLTEQISDVFVGMGWEVADGPELEAEWFNFDALNFGKDHPARTMQDTFHVAPEDSGLVLRTHTSPVQVRSLLSRELPVYLVCPGRTFRTDELDATHTPVFHQVEGLAVDEGLTMAHLKGTLDAFARAMFGPESAIRLRPSFFPFTEPSAELDVWFPQKKGGAGWVEWGGCGMVDPNVLRACGIDPAVHTGFAFGMGLERTLQFRNGIPDMRDMTEGDVRFTEPFGIDS; this is translated from the coding sequence ATGTCTGGAGCCAACGACTCGTACGACCCCAAAGAGGTCGCCGCACTCGCGCCGGAGACGCTCGACCGCGCCGTTGTCGAAGCCCGCAAGGGGTTCGAGGAGGCCGCCGATCTCGACGAGCTGGCCGCCGTGAAGCCCGCGCACCTCGGGGAACGTTCGCCGTTGCTGACCGCGCGCCGCGAGATCGGGGCGCTGCCGCCGAAGGCGCGGTCCGATGCGGGCAAGCGCGTCAACGAGGCGCGGCAGGCGATCCAGGGCGCGTTCGACGAGCGCCGCGCCGTGTTGCAGGCCGAGCGCGACGAGAAGGTGCTGCGCGAGGAATCCGTGGACGTGACCTTGCCCTCGGGCCGGGTCCCCGCGGGCTCCCGGCACCCGATCACCCAGCTCACCGAGCAGATCAGCGACGTGTTCGTGGGGATGGGCTGGGAGGTCGCCGACGGGCCCGAGCTGGAAGCCGAGTGGTTCAACTTCGACGCGTTGAACTTCGGCAAGGACCACCCGGCGCGCACCATGCAGGACACGTTCCACGTGGCGCCGGAGGACTCCGGCCTGGTGCTGCGCACCCACACCTCGCCGGTGCAGGTCCGCTCGCTGCTGAGCCGCGAGCTGCCGGTGTACCTGGTGTGCCCGGGGCGCACGTTCCGCACCGACGAGCTCGACGCCACGCACACCCCGGTCTTCCACCAGGTGGAGGGCTTGGCGGTCGACGAGGGCCTGACGATGGCGCACCTGAAGGGCACGCTCGACGCGTTCGCCCGCGCCATGTTCGGACCCGAGTCGGCGATTCGGCTGCGCCCGAGCTTCTTCCCGTTCACCGAGCCGTCGGCGGAGCTCGACGTGTGGTTCCCGCAGAAGAAGGGCGGCGCCGGCTGGGTCGAGTGGGGCGGCTGCGGCATGGTCGACCCGAACGTGCTGCGCGCCTGCGGGATCGACCCCGCGGTGCACACCGGGTTCGCGTTCGGCATGGGCTTGGAGCGCACCCTGCAGTTCCGCAACGGCATTCCTGACATGCGTGACATGACCGAGGGCGATGTGCGGTTCACCGAACCGTTCGGCATCGACTCGTGA
- the pheT gene encoding phenylalanine--tRNA ligase subunit beta: MRIPVSWLAEHLELPADTTADTLAEAFVRIGLEVEEVAHLSQVSGPLVVGRVAEIEELSGFKKPIRFCRVEVGDAEDGERPTQGIVCGATNFSEGNLVVVALPGTVLPGGFEIASRKTYGRVSEGMICSAKELGIGEDHDGILVLPAGVADPGSDATELVGLDDSVIELAITPDRGYCFSVRGLARELSNALEVPFGDPASMHVPEDERASREVRIEDESACSRFVFRRVTGVDPTAPTPWWMRRRLALAGIRSISLSVDVTNYVMLELGQPLHAWDASKLTGDVVVRRAAEGEKLTTLDDVQRELDPDDIVICDESGPVSLAGVMGGASTEIGAETHDVLLEAANWDPASIARTIRRHKLPSEAGKRFERTVDPAVAPVAAELAAKLLVRYGEGRIAQGRTDVGSPLAPAPVTMPLALPDKIAGVSYERGITARRLSQIGCRIEVGTSDEGVGLVTAHPPTWRPDLKQAADLVEEVLRLEGYHTIPSVLPAAPPGRGLTAAQRRRRAVSRALAADGHVEVLPFPFTSDEVLGKLGIGEDDPRRRALSLFNALESDRSQLATTLLPGLLDSLQRNVSRGQRDLALFHIGQVVLPAQQPPAMPEVGVAQRPTDAEIAALDAALPAQPTHAAVVLAGKRERQGWWGPGRDAGWADAVEAARTVARAAGVELTVAAGDLLPWHPGRCAELKVGDVVVGHAGELHPKVVEELGLPKRACAMEIDLDALPLEESRPAPSISSYPPVLLDVALVVDEAVPAAELVDAVRSGGGELLEDVRLFDVYSGEQLADGKKSLALALRFRAADRTLKQEEATEARDSALHAAESRFGAALRA; encoded by the coding sequence GTGCGGATTCCGGTTTCCTGGCTGGCCGAGCATCTGGAGCTGCCCGCGGACACCACCGCCGACACGCTGGCGGAGGCCTTCGTCCGGATCGGGCTGGAGGTCGAGGAGGTCGCCCACCTGTCGCAGGTGAGCGGCCCGCTGGTGGTCGGTCGTGTGGCCGAGATCGAAGAGCTGTCGGGGTTCAAGAAGCCCATCCGGTTCTGCCGGGTGGAGGTCGGCGACGCCGAGGACGGCGAGCGGCCCACGCAGGGCATCGTGTGCGGCGCGACGAACTTCTCCGAGGGCAACCTCGTCGTCGTGGCGCTGCCCGGCACGGTGCTGCCCGGCGGGTTCGAGATCGCTTCGCGCAAGACCTACGGTCGCGTCAGCGAGGGCATGATCTGCTCGGCCAAGGAGCTGGGCATCGGCGAGGACCACGACGGCATCCTGGTGCTGCCCGCGGGCGTGGCCGATCCGGGTTCCGACGCCACCGAGCTGGTGGGCCTGGACGATTCGGTCATCGAGCTGGCGATCACGCCGGACCGCGGTTACTGCTTCTCCGTGCGCGGCCTGGCCCGCGAGCTGTCCAACGCCCTGGAAGTGCCGTTCGGCGACCCGGCCTCGATGCACGTGCCGGAGGACGAGCGGGCTTCGCGCGAGGTGCGCATCGAGGACGAGTCGGCGTGCTCGCGGTTCGTGTTCCGCCGCGTGACGGGCGTGGATCCGACGGCGCCGACGCCGTGGTGGATGCGGCGCAGGCTGGCGCTGGCGGGCATCCGGTCGATCTCGCTGTCGGTGGACGTCACGAACTACGTGATGCTGGAGCTGGGGCAGCCGCTGCACGCGTGGGACGCCTCGAAGCTCACCGGTGACGTGGTGGTCCGCCGCGCGGCGGAGGGCGAGAAGCTCACCACCCTCGACGACGTGCAGCGCGAGCTGGACCCGGACGACATCGTGATCTGCGACGAGTCCGGCCCGGTCAGCCTGGCGGGCGTGATGGGCGGCGCGAGCACCGAGATCGGCGCGGAGACCCACGACGTGCTGCTGGAGGCGGCGAACTGGGATCCGGCGAGCATCGCCCGCACCATCCGCAGGCACAAGCTGCCCAGCGAGGCGGGCAAGCGCTTCGAGCGCACGGTGGACCCGGCGGTGGCCCCGGTGGCCGCCGAGCTCGCGGCGAAGCTGCTGGTGCGCTACGGCGAGGGCCGCATCGCGCAGGGGCGCACGGACGTCGGTTCGCCGCTGGCTCCGGCTCCGGTGACGATGCCGCTGGCGCTGCCGGACAAGATCGCGGGCGTGTCCTACGAGCGCGGGATCACCGCTCGCCGGTTGTCGCAGATCGGTTGCCGCATCGAGGTCGGCACCTCGGACGAGGGCGTGGGCCTGGTCACCGCGCACCCGCCGACGTGGCGCCCGGACTTGAAGCAGGCCGCGGACCTCGTGGAGGAGGTGCTGCGGCTGGAGGGCTACCACACGATCCCGTCGGTGCTGCCCGCCGCGCCTCCCGGCCGGGGCCTCACGGCCGCGCAGCGTCGCCGCCGCGCGGTGTCGCGGGCACTGGCCGCTGACGGTCACGTCGAGGTGCTGCCGTTCCCGTTCACCAGCGACGAGGTGCTGGGCAAGCTCGGCATCGGCGAGGACGATCCGCGTCGTCGCGCGCTGTCGCTGTTCAACGCGCTGGAGTCGGACCGCTCGCAGCTGGCGACCACGCTGCTTCCCGGCCTGCTGGATTCGTTGCAGCGCAACGTGTCCCGCGGTCAGCGCGACCTGGCGCTGTTCCACATCGGACAGGTCGTGCTGCCCGCGCAGCAGCCGCCCGCGATGCCGGAGGTCGGCGTCGCGCAGCGGCCGACGGACGCGGAGATCGCCGCGCTGGACGCGGCGCTGCCCGCGCAGCCGACGCACGCCGCGGTGGTGCTGGCCGGCAAGCGCGAGCGCCAAGGCTGGTGGGGTCCGGGCCGCGACGCGGGCTGGGCCGACGCCGTCGAGGCGGCGCGCACGGTGGCCAGGGCCGCCGGGGTGGAGCTGACGGTGGCCGCGGGCGACCTGCTGCCGTGGCACCCGGGCCGCTGCGCCGAGCTGAAGGTGGGCGACGTCGTCGTCGGCCACGCGGGTGAGCTGCACCCGAAGGTCGTCGAGGAGCTGGGCCTGCCGAAGCGCGCCTGCGCGATGGAGATCGACCTGGACGCGCTGCCGCTGGAGGAGTCTCGCCCGGCGCCGTCGATCTCGTCGTACCCGCCGGTGCTGCTGGACGTGGCGCTGGTCGTGGACGAGGCGGTGCCCGCGGCGGAGCTCGTCGACGCGGTGCGTTCCGGCGGCGGCGAGCTGCTGGAGGACGTGCGGCTGTTCGACGTCTACTCCGGCGAGCAGCTCGCGGACGGCAAGAAGTCGCTGGCGCTGGCGCTGCGGTTCCGCGCCGCGGACCGGACCCTCAAGCAGGAGGAGGCGACCGAGGCCCGCGATTCCGCGCTGCACGCCGCCGAATCCCGCTTCGGAGCAGCACTGCGCGCCTGA
- the rpmI gene encoding 50S ribosomal protein L35, translating to MPKNKTHSGTAKRFRVTGSGKLRREQAGRRHILEKKSSRVTRRLEGTEAVAKNDVKRIKKLLGR from the coding sequence ATGCCGAAGAACAAGACCCACAGCGGGACCGCGAAGCGCTTCCGGGTCACCGGCAGTGGCAAGCTGCGTCGCGAGCAGGCGGGCCGTCGCCACATCCTGGAGAAGAAGTCCAGCCGGGTGACCCGTCGCCTGGAGGGCACCGAAGCCGTCGCCAAGAACGACGTCAAGCGCATCAAGAAGCTCCTGGGCCGCTGA
- the infC gene encoding translation initiation factor IF-3: MRVPEVRLVGPNGEQVGIVRIEDALRLAQEADLDLVEVAPQARPPVCKLMDYGKFKYESAQKARESRRNQQQTVIKEQKLRPKIDPHDYETKKGHVTRFLGQGHKVKVTIMFRGREQSRPELGFRLLQRLADDVAELGFIEANPKQDGRNMIMVLAPHKTNKTKPKATA; this comes from the coding sequence ATCCGCGTGCCCGAAGTCCGCTTGGTCGGACCGAACGGCGAACAGGTCGGCATCGTCCGCATCGAGGACGCGCTCCGCCTGGCGCAGGAAGCGGATCTGGACCTTGTCGAGGTCGCCCCGCAGGCGCGCCCGCCGGTCTGCAAGCTCATGGACTACGGCAAGTTCAAGTACGAGAGTGCGCAGAAGGCTCGCGAATCGCGCCGCAACCAGCAGCAGACCGTCATCAAGGAGCAGAAGCTCCGGCCGAAGATCGACCCGCACGACTACGAGACGAAGAAGGGTCACGTCACCCGCTTCCTCGGTCAGGGTCACAAGGTCAAGGTGACGATCATGTTCCGCGGTCGTGAGCAGTCGCGTCCCGAGCTGGGCTTTCGTCTGTTGCAGCGGCTGGCCGACGACGTCGCCGAACTGGGGTTCATCGAGGCCAACCCGAAGCAGGACGGCCGTAACATGATCATGGTCCTGGCGCCGCACAAGACGAACAAGACCAAGCCGAAGGCGACCGCGTAA
- a CDS encoding DUF6924 domain-containing protein: MLIKRSEEDEFDALVVRVDFSDDAAWTEVVGLLEIPWGDDEFDSSNQLVDDPAFTGASPDDVLAAVEEEHKPAVVFLADAETMRGAHPLLAVSTLTREDAEDEDDYEEEMSHGREFRLVPGAVSEMHTNLEIANMDFTDFSGSASGDSERIHRGFC, encoded by the coding sequence ATGTTGATCAAACGATCCGAAGAGGACGAGTTCGACGCGCTGGTCGTGCGCGTGGACTTCTCCGACGACGCCGCGTGGACCGAGGTCGTGGGGCTGCTCGAAATCCCTTGGGGCGACGACGAATTCGACTCCAGCAACCAGCTCGTCGACGATCCCGCGTTCACCGGGGCGAGCCCGGACGACGTGCTGGCGGCGGTGGAGGAGGAGCACAAGCCCGCCGTCGTCTTCCTGGCCGACGCCGAGACGATGCGCGGTGCGCACCCGCTGCTCGCGGTCTCGACGCTGACGCGCGAGGACGCCGAGGACGAGGACGACTACGAGGAGGAGATGTCCCACGGCCGCGAGTTCCGCCTCGTGCCGGGGGCGGTCAGCGAGATGCACACGAACCTGGAGATCGCGAACATGGACTTCACGGACTTCTCCGGCTCCGCGTCGGGCGACTCGGAGCGAATCCACCGCGGCTTCTGCTGA
- a CDS encoding maleylpyruvate isomerase N-terminal domain-containing protein produces the protein MELFSLTWTALRTAVAELADEDFARPSGCTGWLVRDLACHLIIDAQDVLITLATPVDEAATRDAATYWEVSDSPPTGDDPLDALTVRLAAAYQEPWLLQFHLDDVGSAADRAAALADPGRRVGTRGGVLTTADYLSAYVLEWTLHHLDLIAHLPGAADPPTASLAASRALLGRIAGAAFPTSFSHRDALLIGTGRREPTEVERTALGALGRRVPLILG, from the coding sequence GTGGAGCTGTTCTCACTCACCTGGACGGCGTTGCGCACGGCCGTCGCCGAACTCGCCGACGAGGACTTCGCGCGCCCCTCGGGCTGCACCGGGTGGCTCGTGCGGGACCTGGCGTGCCACCTGATCATCGACGCCCAGGACGTCCTGATCACCCTCGCGACACCCGTGGACGAAGCGGCTACGCGGGACGCGGCGACCTACTGGGAGGTCTCCGATTCGCCGCCGACCGGGGACGATCCGCTGGACGCGCTGACCGTCCGGCTGGCCGCCGCCTACCAGGAACCGTGGCTGCTCCAGTTCCACCTGGACGACGTCGGGTCCGCCGCGGACCGCGCCGCCGCGCTCGCCGACCCCGGGCGCCGCGTCGGCACCCGCGGCGGGGTGCTCACCACGGCCGACTACCTGTCCGCGTACGTCCTCGAATGGACGCTGCACCACCTGGACCTGATCGCGCACCTGCCCGGCGCCGCGGACCCGCCCACTGCGAGCCTCGCCGCGTCCCGCGCGCTGCTGGGACGCATCGCCGGCGCCGCGTTCCCCACGTCGTTCTCGCACCGCGACGCGCTGCTGATCGGCACCGGCCGACGCGAGCCGACCGAGGTCGAACGAACCGCGCTGGGCGCACTGGGCAGACGGGTACCGCTCATCCTCGGGTGA
- the rplT gene encoding 50S ribosomal protein L20 gives MARVKRAVNAQKKRRSILEQASGYRGQRSRLYRKAKEQTLHSNVYAYRDRRARKGDFRKLWITRINAATRQNGLSYNRFVQGLKAAEVEVDRKILADLAVRDPQAFTALVDVAKQHLPEGAA, from the coding sequence GTGGCACGCGTCAAGCGGGCAGTGAACGCCCAGAAGAAGCGCCGCAGCATTCTCGAGCAGGCCAGCGGTTACCGCGGCCAGCGCTCCCGGCTGTACCGCAAGGCCAAGGAGCAGACGCTCCACTCGAACGTCTACGCCTACCGCGACCGGCGTGCCCGCAAGGGTGACTTCCGGAAGCTGTGGATCACCCGCATCAACGCGGCGACCCGGCAGAACGGCCTGAGCTACAACCGCTTCGTGCAGGGCCTGAAGGCCGCTGAGGTCGAGGTGGACCGCAAGATCCTGGCGGACCTCGCGGTGCGCGACCCGCAGGCCTTCACCGCTCTGGTGGACGTCGCCAAGCAGCACCTGCCGGAAGGTGCGGCCTGA